The Lycium barbarum isolate Lr01 chromosome 11, ASM1917538v2, whole genome shotgun sequence genome contains the following window.
atttctacacgctcttttttcttgtcatacttaaaatttctaccggttcgtgggtctatcgtcatttgaatacctcccacatttgaacccgtttgctctccccaaacatccatatgtttggttctcatatgatcatttagtgtacccgttccaccatccttaccagttccttgcttaaaactaaatacttgtccacatagggtacatgtagctgattggttttccctattcttagtcataaatttccaaactttagctgttggcttacgagttctaggcggtttgtcttgtgtatgtgattgtgcaggacatgtatctcttatgggattttcggggggttgtgtttcatcatatcatcatcttcattaaaagtgtcggtaaaatgttgttgcattgcctcatgacctaaaagtggattatttccaccaacatcaatacctaaattaggtgttttcttccacaaatgtttcctcattaagcccacccctaacaataccactactactaccggcaccacgtcttaatctctttgacattattaaatagaattaatttaaatcacaacaaattaaattgctagaattaaattgcgtaaattaaattgcgaaaaataaattgctagaattaaattgcgaaaaataaagatagagttggaacgaaggtaccaaattgccggattaatttccaacaaagtgaaggcggttagaattgcaaatccaccaaagctacttcggattgttgtaaaatcaccaactccaccaacaatattataattgcaaaattaataattgaaactataataagactttgtaatatttatttgagagaaatataaactggctaattattgcaaagtaactataattgagagattgagatttgagagaaagagaagagtgaattggtgtgaattaaaaagaaaatgaagaagagtttatataggggtggggatgggttaaagtgttaaaaaaaagtttgggggttgGTGGGGCAAAAATTAAGTatatgaccgtttggcaacgaccatttttgcaaatggaccgttgccaacggtccattaacggtCAGAAGCCCAACTAACgactgtaattttttttttaatttcaccggTTTTAAccagtttaaccggtccggttccgattttaccggttccggtttcaaaaaaatgAAAACCGGACCGATAAAGAAttaacggttaaccggaaccggttctaccggttccggttaccggttcaaccgaaccggttgacgggtttacttTTAAGTAACACGTGGAGTGTTAAAATTATGAAGGAGAGACACATTTCACGTTAATATGTTGGACTCTGCAAATTTCAAGAGTCAAGAGACCTTGGAACTCCACCCCTATTATGTGCAACAAAACTCTAACCTAGTTACTTATTACTAATTCTTGTTAACTCATATGATAGTGTCATATTATTCTTCCTTCAATTCAAGAAACTTTTTGAGAAAACAATTGGGTGTTTGAAAAGCTGACTTCAGGTAGTGAGAGCAagctgatttgtttttttttttttttaatttctagtaCTATAGTATAGATTCTTGGAAAAGTTATTATGATCGGAGTGTTTTTGGATCTAGTTTAATACTGCTCATAGTAAAAATGGTTAAAAAATTATTTCATTTGCTAAGATTTTGTTAATGTGATGTGGGTTTTATTTAGTTTGATGATTATAGTCTTGCATTTTATTCTGTTTGGTTAATCTATTTGATATTTTCGGGTTGCATGTTAAAGGTACAGGAATCTTCTGTGTAAAGTAGGAACCTTTTTTGCTTCTTTGTAAATTGTTTTTAGCACTTTCTGTCTCAAGTTGGAATCTTTTAGGAAAAAGCACTATTCTAATATGCTTCTTTATGTCCTGTAGTTCTTGGGATTCTTGCACTATAAACACTGCATTCTTTTGGTGAATGAGGAGTGGTGTGTAATTGGTAGTGAAAGTGAGCGAGTATTACAGCAAtggatatgttgatgttgtgTGCTAATATGAATGGCACTGCACAATTAGTGGCAATTAGCAAGGGTATAAGTAACCAAGATAGTGCATTTTGGGGAGTGAAGATTAACAAGGGGTTTGGCGTTCGCTTTCGGTCTTGCAAGAGCTTTAGAACTCAAGAAAGGGGTAGAAAAGTTAAGAGTGGTGTTGCCTTTTCTGTTCTAACCCGTGATATAAACAAAGAGCTTGTGGTAAGTATAGGTGATTCATAGAAGTAAAGTTAATTGATACATGTAAGAAGATTAATTTGTGTTGTTTATGTTGGTTTTTAGTCATTTGAAGAAGCAATGTTTGAGGAGGAGCATCCAAAGGCAGACCCGAAAACTGTTGCCTCAGTCATTCTAGGTGGCGGTGCGGGAACTCGTCTTTTTCCTCTTACTAGCAGAAGAGCTAAACCAGCTGTAAGAattacaacacacacacacacacacatatatatatatatgtatatatatctgcTCTCTTTTAAGTATTTGCTTGAATCTTTTGTTTCGGTTATTGGACTGTTTTCGCTATTGTTATGGTTCTTTTTATCTGAATGCTTTGTTCTGCTTTTCTTATTAGTTGCCATGTTTTCTGCACTGCCGCATTTCCATTTTCATAGCTACTTTTGTTTCCGAcacttgagccaagggtctttcggaaacaccCTCTCTACCTCCACGAGGTACGGGtaacactctaccctccccaaaccccactctGTGGGATTaaactggatatgttgttgttgttgttgttattgttgcttGAATCTTTTGAGATTGACAAGATGTCCTAACTCCAATTTAAAAGAACTTCAGTCTAAAAAATTGTAGTGGTCCTAATTCCAATTCAGCTGGATTTTTGAGAACTAAAGAAGGGAGTGGATCAGCTAAGTGTGGAGTTGCCTTCTCTGTTTGAACGTAGCTTAGATGTGAGGCTATGTCATCTCTATTGGTTTTTAATTGAAATTCTTTGACAATTGGATTTGTTCTTCAGGTTCCAATTGGTGGTTGTTACAGGCTAATTGATGTACCAATGAGTAACTGCATCAACAGTGGCATACGGAAAATTTTCATCTTAACACAGTTCAATTCCTTTTCCCTCAATCGTCACCTTGCTCGCACGTATGATTTTGGAAATGGAGTGGGTTTTGGAGATGGATTTGTGGAGGTAAGATCATTCTGGTTACTTTAAGTTCTTAGTCGGAGTTGCTCTTTTAAGCTACATATATTTGACAATGAAATTTAATCATATCAGTTTAAGAAAAACCTTCATAAGATGCTTGATGAGTGTCTATGTTGTAAAAGCATTGTTTATTTCCTCTCCTCTGGCTCCTTGGATCCATGGGGAGGTTGAACAACCTAAAAACAGGGAAGATAAAAGAAATGTGTCGTGGACAGATAAAACAAAAGTTTTTTCTCAAATGCAGGTTTTAGCTGCAACCCAGACTCAAGGGGATGCAGGGAAAATGTGGTTCCAAGGCACTGCTGATGCTGTGCGGCAATTTACATGGGTATTTGAGGTATGCGGTTAAGATCTGTCATTGATAAAGCTCCTAGGAAAAATGCTGACCTTTTTACGAACGATGACATAGAATGAGAAGAACAAAAATGTCGAGCACATATTGATTTTGTCTGGTGACCATCTTTATCGAATGGACTACATGGACTTTGTTCAGGTATGAGAAAATTGTGGCAATAATTGCTTAGTAGGCCAACCCTATGTTCATATATTTTGCTTAATGAAGATAATTTGTTCTTGCAGAAGCATATTGACACAAATGCTGATATTACAGTTTCATGTGTTCCAATGGATGATGGGTATGAAATTGATCTTTCTTCTGAATTGATAGCTTATATCATGTGAAACTAAATCCTATTTGTGTTGCTTTATGTGTTCCTGATTCTTTGAAAGGTTCTTACTCATATTGTTCGGAGTGGCAGATGGTGGCCACAGTTCCGAATATGTTTAAGGCATATTGAAAACTGAAGTGCACTTTTTATCAGATATATCAATCTACAGATAATTGCAAAAGGCCCGTTTATCATGATTATTTTAATCCTCAATACGATTTTGGCacagacaaggaaagaaaataagaGAAAGAAAATGAGAGTTGTCGGAAGCTTGAAATCCTTTTTAGTTTAACTATTTAGGTGGATCCAGTATCTTTTCTGTCACGGATAGATAGTAATAATCTTGATGCATTTTCCCATCTAACATCCTTATTAACTTCAAGGAACCAGCACTTATTAATGTCCACTGAAAGCTCTGGAAGCATATAGAGTTACAATTTGCAGTTTCCCTTAAGTTTATTTCTGTTTtgatttctaaaaaaaaaaaaaaaagaagcctaTTTTGAGCTCCCTAACTTATATATCTCTTTCAGATTTCAGTCATATTGTCTATCTTGAATGCACTATAAGGTCTAACGAACCTTTTAAGCTCTATCTAGGAGTTAATCAAGAcctttctctctctcttaccTCCCTCCATCCTCTCTTTTGGCAGTCGAGCTTCAGATTTTGGATTGATGAAAATTGATGAAACGGGACGTATCATCCAATTTGCTGAGAAACCAAAAGGCCCTGCTTTGAAGGCAATGGTATATATATTTGGACTTCCACACCTGGAACTTTGTAAACTCTTTCTGAACTGGAGTTAGATATTAATTAATTATCCCCTTACAGCCCCTCTTGCTTTCACATTGGTAACTTGTATTTTGCACGTCTAATATTGTATAGCAGCTAGTTGACACATCTATCCTCGGACTATCTGAGCAAGAGGCAGCCAAGTTTCCTTACATTGCATCCATGGGTGTTTATGTATTCAAAACTGATGTTTTACTAAAACTTCTCAAGTCGGCTTACCCTTCATGCAATGACTTTGGCTCTGAAATCATCCCTTCTGCTGTTAAGGATCATAATGTCCAGGTAATAGCCAACTTCTAGCCTTTCGAGTTCACAAATTTTGTTGTTCATTCTATAC
Protein-coding sequences here:
- the LOC132617234 gene encoding glucose-1-phosphate adenylyltransferase large subunit 2, chloroplastic/amyloplastic isoform X3; the encoded protein is MDMLMLCANMNGTAQLVAISKGISNQDSAFWGVKINKGFGVRFRSCKSFRTQERGRKVKSGVAFSVLTRDINKELVSFEEAMFEEEHPKADPKTVASVILGGGAGTRLFPLTSRRAKPAVPIGGCYRLIDVPMSNCINSGIRKIFILTQFNSFSLNRHLARTYDFGNGVGFGDGFVEVLAATQTQGDAGKMWFQGTADAVRQFTWVFENEKNKNVEHILILSGDHLYRMDYMDFVQKHIDTNADITVSCVPMDDGRASDFGLMKIDETGRIIQFAEKPKGPALKAMLVDTSILGLSEQEAAKFPYIASMGVYVFKTDVLLKLLKSAYPSCNDFGSEIIPSAVKDHNVQAYLFSDYWEDIGTVKSFFDANLALTEQPPKFDFNDPMTPFYTSPRFLPPTKVDKCRIVDAIISHGCFLRECSIQHSIVGVRSRLDYGVEFKDTMMMGADYYQTESEIASLLAEGKVPIGVGPNTKIQNCIIDKNAKIGKDVVIMNKEGVEEADRSEEGFYIRSGITVIMKNATIKDGTVV
- the LOC132617234 gene encoding glucose-1-phosphate adenylyltransferase large subunit 2, chloroplastic/amyloplastic isoform X1 — translated: MDMLMLCANMNGTAQLVAISKGISNQDSAFWGVKINKGFGVRFRSCKSFRTQERGRKVKSGVAFSVLTRDINKELVSFEEAMFEEEHPKADPKTVASVILGGGAGTRLFPLTSRRAKPAVPIGGCYRLIDVPMSNCINSGIRKIFILTQFNSFSLNRHLARTYDFGNGVGFGDGFVEVLAATQTQGDAGKMWFQGTADAVRQFTWVFENEKNKNVEHILILSGDHLYRMDYMDFVQKHIDTNADITVSCVPMDDGRASDFGLMKIDETGRIIQFAEKPKGPALKAMLVDTSILGLSEQEAAKFPYIASMGVYVFKTDVLLKLLKSAYPSCNDFGSEIIPSAVKDHNVQAYLFSDYWEDIGTVKSFFDANLALTEQPPKFDFNDPMTPFYTSPRFLPPTKVDKCRIVDAIISHGCFLRECSIQHSIVGVRSRLDYGVEFKDTMMMGADYYQTESEIASLLAEGKVPIGVGPNTKIQNCIIDKNAKIGKDVVIMNKEVSIFLLKCEIIIKENASLTDAWMMQGVEEADRSEEGFYIRSGITVIMKNATIKDGTVV
- the LOC132617234 gene encoding glucose-1-phosphate adenylyltransferase large subunit 2, chloroplastic/amyloplastic isoform X2, whose protein sequence is MDMLMLCANMNGTAQLVAISKGISNQDSAFWGVKINKGFGVRFRSCKSFRTQERGRKVKSGVAFSVLTRDINKELVSFEEAMFEEEHPKADPKTVASVILGGGAGTRLFPLTSRRAKPAVPIGGCYRLIDVPMSNCINSGIRKIFILTQFNSFSLNRHLARTYDFGNGVGFGDGFVEVLAATQTQGDAGKMWFQGTADAVRQFTWVFENEKNKNVEHILILSGDHLYRMDYMDFVQKHIDTNADITVSCVPMDDGRASDFGLMKIDETGRIIQFAEKPKGPALKAMQLVDTSILGLSEQEAAKFPYIASMGVYVFKTDVLLKLLKSAYPSCNDFGSEIIPSAVKDHNVQAYLFSDYWEDIGTVKSFFDANLALTEQPPKFDFNDPMTPFYTSPRFLPPTKVDKCRIVDAIISHGCFLRECSIQHSIVGVRSRLDYGVEFKDTMMMGADYYQTESEIASLLAEGKVPIGVGPNTKIQNCIIDKNAKIGKDVVIMNKEGVEEADRSEEGFYIRSGITVIMKNATIKDGTVV